In one window of Halomarina pelagica DNA:
- a CDS encoding helix-turn-helix transcriptional regulator, with the protein MAETDWLVGVVRRGPFLAALRERPHDRRDLQAALDVSKPTVHRAMRALDDEGLVERSDGRYRLTGAGRIVAERVASLDRAGRAIRRLSPLLALVDPIALDLDVERFADATVTTAGAGAPYRPVRRFMTLVEGTDSLRGFDTTTVAPMHVEGIYERIVDGMETDVVYPSSVVEEILESNPERGAAAVESGNLALSVHEEVPCGLALFDDRVGIGGYDPDTGALRVFVDTDDPDAYAWGESLYERYRTEATPLVGPALAAERNP; encoded by the coding sequence ATGGCGGAGACGGACTGGCTCGTCGGCGTCGTCAGGCGCGGCCCGTTCCTCGCGGCGCTGCGCGAGCGCCCGCACGACCGGCGGGACCTGCAGGCGGCGCTCGACGTGTCGAAGCCGACCGTCCACCGGGCGATGCGCGCGCTCGACGACGAGGGGCTCGTCGAGCGGAGCGACGGCCGGTACCGGCTCACCGGAGCGGGGCGAATCGTCGCCGAGCGCGTCGCGTCGCTCGACCGGGCGGGACGGGCGATCCGACGGCTGTCGCCGCTGCTGGCCCTCGTCGATCCCATCGCGCTCGACCTCGACGTCGAGCGCTTCGCGGACGCGACGGTGACGACCGCCGGGGCGGGCGCGCCCTATCGCCCCGTCCGACGGTTCATGACGCTCGTCGAGGGGACGGATAGCCTGCGGGGGTTCGACACGACCACCGTCGCGCCGATGCACGTCGAGGGGATCTACGAGCGAATCGTCGACGGGATGGAGACGGACGTCGTCTATCCGAGTTCGGTCGTCGAGGAGATCCTGGAGTCGAACCCCGAGCGCGGCGCGGCGGCCGTCGAGAGCGGGAACCTCGCGCTCAGCGTCCACGAGGAGGTGCCCTGCGGGCTGGCGCTGTTCGACGACCGCGTCGGGATCGGCGGGTACGACCCGGACACCGGCGCGCTGCGCGTCTTCGTCGACACCGACGACCCCGACGCCTACGCGTGGGGCGAGTCGCTCTACGAGCGGTACCGGACCGAGGCGACGCCGCTGGTCGGCCCGGCGCTGGCGGCGGAACGCAACCCTTAG
- a CDS encoding TMEM165/GDT1 family protein: MTVAQPGVDAVVSQYAGYGPLVAAFLVNLLATVGDKGQLVVVTLASRYDAKKVFLGAMGAFALWSALEVALGAWLVRVLPGGLIAPLTGGLFVAFGLWTARSAYRRTSGGEASGPALTGGGLDVGLTGRLLPDGLLRRLGTYGGVLASFAFVLVAEFGDKTQLLTIDLAATFPDAPLSVFVGVIAALALRTGIDALVGERVERWLPTRAVEAAAAAVFLAFGLLVLGVLPATGLLAVLAVVVLGLLGWAVAAGR, encoded by the coding sequence GTGACGGTGGCACAGCCCGGCGTCGACGCCGTCGTCTCCCAGTACGCCGGGTACGGCCCGCTCGTCGCCGCCTTCCTCGTCAACCTGCTCGCGACCGTCGGGGACAAGGGCCAGCTCGTCGTCGTCACGCTCGCCTCGCGCTACGACGCGAAGAAGGTCTTCCTGGGCGCGATGGGCGCGTTCGCGCTCTGGAGCGCGCTCGAGGTCGCCCTCGGCGCGTGGCTCGTCCGGGTCCTCCCGGGGGGCCTGATCGCGCCGCTGACGGGCGGGCTGTTCGTCGCCTTCGGCCTCTGGACCGCGCGGAGCGCGTACCGGCGGACGAGTGGTGGGGAAGCGAGCGGTCCCGCCCTGACCGGCGGCGGGCTGGACGTGGGGCTGACCGGACGGCTCCTCCCCGACGGCCTGCTCCGCCGGCTGGGGACCTACGGCGGCGTCCTCGCCAGCTTCGCCTTCGTCCTGGTCGCGGAGTTCGGCGACAAGACGCAACTGCTGACGATCGACCTCGCGGCGACGTTCCCGGACGCGCCGCTGTCGGTGTTCGTCGGCGTGATCGCCGCCCTCGCCCTCCGGACGGGGATCGACGCGCTCGTCGGCGAGCGCGTCGAGCGCTGGCTCCCCACCCGAGCCGTCGAGGCGGCCGCGGCCGCCGTCTTCCTCGCCTTCGGACTGCTGGTGCTCGGCGTCCTCCCGGCGACGGGGCTACTCGCCGTCCTCGCGGTGGTGGTGCTGGGGCTGCTCGGGTGGGCGGTCGCGGCGGGACGGTAG
- the tgtA gene encoding tRNA guanosine(15) transglycosylase TgtA encodes MRDCFELRAFDAGGRIGELRVPRAGVTVETPALLPVINPHIRTIEPAELEADFGAEILITNGYILAGSDDLREEALSRGLHDLYDFSGAIMTDSGSFQLAEYGEIDTTTEEILRFQRDVGSDVGTPVDIPTPPDVSRERAEAELAITQERLELAGTIDVGDMLVTAPVQGSTHLDLREAAARDAYGTGLDVFPVGAVVPLLNSYRYDDVVRVVAAAKRGLGLDAPVHLFGAGHPMMFALAVAMGCDLFDSAAYALYARDDRYLTVRGTEHLDELEYFPCSCPVCVAHSPEEVASCDDDARERLLARHNLHVTFEELRRVKGAIRRGNLLELVDARARGHPAMLDGYRELLAHAEQLERTDPAVKDAFFHVSAESARRPEVLRHHERLARLDLEGEVLLTEGGDDDSFDATWRLVPPFGPFPRHLSDTYPFTAEVPETPTRAAYERAADGVRALAEANPGASFTVAHWEWPESALARLPEGVAVRSLAARESER; translated from the coding sequence ATGCGCGACTGCTTCGAGCTTCGGGCCTTCGACGCCGGGGGACGCATCGGCGAGCTGCGCGTCCCGCGCGCCGGCGTCACCGTCGAGACGCCCGCGCTCCTCCCCGTCATCAACCCGCACATCCGGACGATCGAGCCGGCCGAACTGGAGGCGGACTTCGGCGCGGAGATCCTCATCACGAACGGCTACATCCTCGCCGGGAGCGACGACCTCCGCGAGGAGGCGCTCTCCCGCGGCCTCCACGACCTCTATGACTTCTCGGGGGCGATCATGACCGACTCCGGCTCGTTCCAGCTCGCGGAGTACGGCGAGATCGACACCACGACCGAGGAGATCCTCCGCTTCCAGCGCGACGTCGGGAGCGACGTCGGCACGCCGGTCGACATCCCGACGCCGCCCGACGTCTCCCGCGAGCGCGCCGAGGCGGAACTCGCGATCACGCAGGAGCGCCTCGAACTCGCGGGGACGATCGACGTGGGCGACATGCTCGTCACCGCGCCGGTGCAGGGATCGACGCACCTCGACCTCCGCGAGGCGGCCGCGCGGGACGCCTACGGGACCGGCCTCGACGTGTTCCCCGTCGGGGCGGTCGTCCCCCTCCTGAACAGCTACCGCTACGACGACGTGGTGCGCGTCGTCGCCGCCGCCAAGCGCGGACTCGGGCTCGACGCGCCGGTCCACCTCTTCGGCGCGGGCCACCCCATGATGTTCGCGCTCGCCGTGGCGATGGGCTGCGACCTGTTCGACTCCGCCGCCTACGCGCTCTACGCCCGCGACGACCGCTATCTCACCGTCCGCGGCACCGAACACCTGGACGAACTCGAGTACTTCCCCTGCTCGTGTCCGGTCTGCGTGGCGCACTCCCCCGAGGAGGTCGCCTCGTGCGACGACGACGCGCGCGAGCGACTGCTCGCCCGGCACAACCTCCACGTCACGTTCGAGGAGCTGCGCCGCGTGAAGGGGGCGATCCGCCGGGGGAACCTCCTCGAACTGGTCGACGCACGCGCCCGCGGCCACCCGGCGATGCTCGACGGCTACCGCGAGTTGTTGGCGCACGCAGAGCAGCTCGAACGCACCGATCCGGCCGTGAAGGACGCGTTCTTCCACGTCTCCGCCGAGTCGGCCCGCCGTCCCGAGGTCCTGCGCCACCACGAGCGCCTCGCGCGGCTCGACCTCGAGGGGGAGGTACTGCTCACGGAGGGGGGCGACGACGACAGCTTCGACGCCACCTGGCGGCTCGTCCCGCCCTTCGGCCCGTTTCCGCGCCACCTCTCGGACACCTACCCGTTCACCGCCGAGGTGCCGGAGACCCCGACGCGGGCGGCCTACGAGCGGGCCGCCGACGGAGTGCGCGCGCTCGCCGAGGCGAACCCCGGCGCGTCGTTCACCGTCGCCCACTGGGAGTGGCCCGAGAGCGCGCTGGCGCGGCTGCCCGAGGGGGTGGCGGTGCGATCGCTGGCCGCCCGGGAGAGCGAACGGTAG
- the arcS gene encoding archaeosine synthase subunit alpha: MTDYFEVHERDGPARLGELRLAESVPTPALADGYVEDAGSLWPEDRERPEGDEAVLTVLPHRAFPAGTAPEVQEAFAVDYPDVDFPSAAVISRGTAGDRGADAYVLSEAPGLRGHARAFVEAMVDVRGAIPPDTALLLSGVATPANVATLCYAGADLVDSHRAYVRGLEGFYQTTDGEAFLEDLEELPCACPACRTPRESFTREDCAEHNVNALRAALATVRERIRAGRLRDYVEGQARHGAWLTATFRRLDGQYGYVEERTPVVRRAELLAASDDSLRRVEIQRFAERVTTRYRNRFEKPLVLVPCSARKPYGESQSHGQFHEAIGYRAHKVSMTSPIGVVPQELELTYPAQHYDSVVTGRWTETEIEFVASVLARYLERTDYPYRVAHVPPGGYVDIVERAAERAGVEFEFTVEDHPTTDESLANLRAALDGESAYQKRTREHNTVRAIADYQFGEDGAGAGTGAETAAGDALFDHIRTGGRWPSLRVNREGEQLATLVPQYGTLALTLAGGRRWAESDAPTKRVEIDGFVPQGSVLAPGVLDASGSIRVGDEVVVSGPRAFAVGRAAMSGDEMERSTRGVAVEVRHVEERDR; encoded by the coding sequence ATGACCGACTACTTCGAGGTCCACGAGCGCGACGGCCCCGCTCGGCTGGGCGAACTGCGCCTCGCCGAGTCGGTGCCGACGCCCGCGCTCGCGGACGGCTACGTCGAGGACGCCGGGAGCCTCTGGCCCGAGGACCGCGAGCGACCCGAGGGCGACGAGGCCGTCCTCACCGTCCTCCCCCACCGCGCCTTCCCCGCGGGGACCGCCCCGGAGGTGCAGGAGGCCTTCGCCGTCGACTACCCGGACGTGGACTTCCCGAGCGCCGCCGTGATCTCCCGGGGGACGGCGGGCGACCGCGGCGCGGACGCCTACGTCCTCTCGGAGGCCCCCGGACTGCGCGGCCACGCCCGGGCGTTCGTCGAGGCGATGGTCGACGTGCGCGGGGCGATCCCGCCGGACACCGCGCTCCTGCTCTCGGGGGTCGCCACGCCGGCGAACGTCGCCACGCTCTGCTACGCGGGCGCGGACCTCGTCGACTCGCACCGCGCCTACGTCCGCGGGCTGGAGGGGTTCTACCAGACGACCGACGGCGAGGCGTTCCTCGAAGACCTGGAGGAGTTACCCTGCGCCTGCCCCGCGTGTCGGACGCCCCGCGAGTCGTTCACCCGCGAGGACTGCGCCGAGCACAACGTGAACGCGCTCCGGGCGGCGCTGGCGACGGTGCGCGAGCGGATCCGCGCCGGCCGCCTCCGGGACTACGTCGAGGGGCAGGCCCGCCACGGGGCGTGGCTCACCGCGACGTTCCGCCGCCTCGACGGGCAGTACGGCTACGTCGAGGAGCGCACGCCGGTCGTCCGGCGCGCGGAACTGCTCGCCGCCAGCGACGACTCGCTCCGGCGCGTCGAGATCCAGCGGTTCGCCGAGCGCGTGACGACGCGCTACCGCAACCGCTTCGAGAAGCCGCTCGTGCTCGTGCCCTGCTCGGCGAGGAAGCCCTACGGCGAGTCACAGAGCCACGGGCAGTTCCACGAGGCGATCGGCTACCGCGCGCACAAGGTGTCGATGACCTCGCCCATCGGCGTCGTCCCGCAGGAACTCGAACTCACCTACCCCGCCCAGCACTACGACTCCGTGGTGACCGGGCGCTGGACCGAGACGGAGATCGAGTTCGTCGCGTCGGTGCTCGCGCGCTACCTCGAACGCACCGACTACCCCTACCGCGTCGCCCACGTGCCGCCCGGCGGCTACGTCGACATCGTCGAGCGGGCCGCAGAGCGCGCGGGCGTCGAGTTCGAGTTCACCGTCGAGGACCACCCCACGACCGACGAGTCGCTGGCGAACCTCAGAGCGGCGCTCGACGGCGAGTCGGCCTACCAGAAGCGCACCCGCGAGCACAACACGGTGCGCGCGATCGCGGACTACCAGTTCGGCGAGGACGGCGCGGGGGCGGGGACGGGCGCGGAGACTGCCGCGGGCGACGCGCTGTTCGATCACATACGAACCGGCGGGCGGTGGCCCTCCCTCCGGGTGAACCGGGAGGGCGAGCAACTGGCGACGCTCGTCCCGCAGTACGGCACGCTGGCGCTCACGCTGGCCGGCGGGCGGCGCTGGGCGGAGAGCGACGCGCCCACGAAGCGCGTCGAGATCGACGGGTTCGTCCCGCAGGGGAGCGTCCTCGCGCCGGGCGTGCTCGACGCGAGCGGGTCGATCCGCGTGGGCGACGAGGTGGTCGTCTCCGGCCCGCGGGCGTTCGCCGTCGGGCGGGCGGCCATGAGCGGCGACGAGATGGAACGGAGCACCCGCGGCGTCGCCGTCGAGGTGCGCCACGTCGAGGAGCGCGACCGCTGA